The genomic window GCACATAAAAACCATAGGGGCCATGCACTATGGGTTTTTATATGCTTAGGTGTTAGGCACTTTTTCTTCTTTTATTTCTTCAATTTTCAATTTATCTGATTTAATTACTTGAACATCAGAAATAAATTCAAACAGTCTATTTTCTCCAATTTCTTTTTTAGTTTGTATTACTATCTTCAAATAGTATTCTTTCCCCTTACAAGCTCTTTCTAATTTTTCAATTGCATCGCTTAATGTTTCAAGCTTTCCTTGAATTTTAACAGGAACTGGTTTTTCTTGAAAATGATTTCTTAAAAAACCATCAATACCTAAATTTCTCTGCACAGGAAGAGCATCAATGCTTTTTAATATATTTATCTCATTTTCTGTTTTTTCAAGATAACTTTCAGAACCTTTTTTTAATAGCTGTGAATTTGTTATTACCATTTCGTCCAATCTTTTATTAGATAACTCAACAGCATCAATAGAGGCATCTATTCCAATAAAATTCCGTTTTAAATGTTTTGCTGACACACAGGTCGTTCCACTTCCACAAAAAGGGTCAACAACCAAATCTCCTTTATCGGTTACTATTTTAATAATTTGATTTAATAATAAAACAGGTTTTTGAGTAGGATACCCAACTCTTTCTTTTGCCTTTGGATTTAAATAAGGTATTTCCCACGTATCAGACAATGGAACTCCTTTTTTTTCTTTTCCTAAAACAACATTTCCATTTTTATCAGTCTTATAAATTGATTTACCATTTATGGTTTTCTTACGGTCTTGTAATATTTGGTCTAAATTGGTTGTTGGAGCATAATCAGTATATTGTTGATTAAATTTAAAATCTTTATTTTTGGAATAAAAATATATATTTTGATGAGAGTTCAATAACCCCTTCTTAGAATTAGACCATCTTTTATAACTCCAAATTATTTCACTTCTGAAATTATTCATTCCAAAAACCTTATCCAATGAAACTCGAATATAGTGAGATGCAACTTTATCACAGTGAAGAAATACACTTCCCGTATTTTTTAGTATTCTTTTACATTCAATTAATGTATTTTCAATAAACTCTATATATTCATCTAATGAATTCCAATTATCACTAAACTCAAATTTTTTTGCATCATCTCTTGTTACTAAACTATGTTTTTTTTGAGTAAAAAAAGGAGGGTCAAAATAAACTAAGTCAACAGAATTCTTTTCAATTTCAGTTAATTTGCTAATACAATTGCCGTGATATATTTTATTAATTTTCATCTGTTGGTGTTCTTTTGTCTGCTATTTTTGTTAAAATATCCTTCAAATCAAATCCTGTATAGTTTTTGATAAACTCCCAAGCACTATTCCCTCCATAATACTCTCCTTTTTCACCCAGATATATTGTTTCTAATGCTGCTTGTATTTTTTTTGCTTGTTCTCTTTGAGGATAATAAAACATCACTCGAATTGGAGTATAACCATGACTTACAATAGCTTTTACCCTTGTATGTTCTTTTGTTATATGGTCTCCGTCAGTACTTGCATCTCTCCACTTTATTTCAATAGCATTGTTTTCTTCCAAAAAATCAATTTCAAAAGTTTTTGGTCTTTGTCCTTGATTATTATCAACTAAGAACTTCCCTCCATTAACGTTTTTAAATTTCAAACACAAAGATGCCGCTTCTTCGAGAAATGACCCTGCATATTTGTATAAGAAACGTCCAGTATTCTGATATTCATCTATTAGTTGACCTTCAACAGAAGTTATACCTAAAACCCTATAAATTAAATAATGAGAATTATCATCTTCTTTCATTTCTTCTTTACGTTTATCAATTTTAAAACGTAAATTATCTGCATATTCATTCGCTAACACTTCCATTTTTGAAGTTAATAATTCCAATTCGCCACCTTTTTCTATTGCTTTACTAAT from Bacteroidota bacterium includes these protein-coding regions:
- a CDS encoding site-specific DNA-methyltransferase, which encodes MKINKIYHGNCISKLTEIEKNSVDLVYFDPPFFTQKKHSLVTRDDAKKFEFSDNWNSLDEYIEFIENTLIECKRILKNTGSVFLHCDKVASHYIRVSLDKVFGMNNFRSEIIWSYKRWSNSKKGLLNSHQNIYFYSKNKDFKFNQQYTDYAPTTNLDQILQDRKKTINGKSIYKTDKNGNVVLGKEKKGVPLSDTWEIPYLNPKAKERVGYPTQKPVLLLNQIIKIVTDKGDLVVDPFCGSGTTCVSAKHLKRNFIGIDASIDAVELSNKRLDEMVITNSQLLKKGSESYLEKTENEINILKSIDALPVQRNLGIDGFLRNHFQEKPVPVKIQGKLETLSDAIEKLERACKGKEYYLKIVIQTKKEIGENRLFEFISDVQVIKSDKLKIEEIKEEKVPNT
- a CDS encoding ApaLI family restriction endonuclease, translated to MGKIERYNKAELVDYCKSIGIETKGKGKSILMEEAENYENNEISKAIEKGGELELLTSKMEVLANEYADNLRFKIDKRKEEMKEDDNSHYLIYRVLGITSVEGQLIDEYQNTGRFLYKYAGSFLEEAASLCLKFKNVNGGKFLVDNNQGQRPKTFEIDFLEENNAIEIKWRDASTDGDHITKEHTRVKAIVSHGYTPIRVMFYYPQREQAKKIQAALETIYLGEKGEYYGGNSAWEFIKNYTGFDLKDILTKIADKRTPTDEN